Proteins co-encoded in one Opitutus terrae PB90-1 genomic window:
- a CDS encoding immunoglobulin domain-containing protein, whose translation MLQGISGGGEVELGQRVVLTVVFSGSGEGQSYEWRKGDAILAGVNAASHVIAAAGAMDAGSYTVTVTNPGGSSTASTSLSVKPAAAPYILESPRSLVRYVGQPASFGCRATGSYPRSFEWRKNGAPIPGATGETLQFAALTATDAGTYSVVITNSLGSATSADASLTVNAAVPLVLSSSAPYPATVTAGGSVTFSVYITNGSYPYTYQWRKEGLPIDGATQSSFSIATTRLEDAGNYSVVVTNPAGSVTSREAALVVNPPTPVSFVRQPQGVAIVEGQDAYLSVEVAGSPPFSFQWFKDGVPISDATLSSLRLTALRQIDAGSYTVRVTNPAGPCDSNSAAIAVSPAIRPSITRPPEAATVNYKASVNLSVTVTGSTPLRFQWRKNGADIPGANQSYFGIYTALPADSGDYTVVVTNAGGSITSATAKIVVNPAVLPEIQTQPVSQQVSAGAQVDFSVAATSAGAGDRTMVWRKNGVPISGAIYSSYGINAVTASDAGYYSVAITGEAGTVISAPALLTVLPPAPPSITHWPASRIYASPGDSARLDVWGIKSAGPLTYQWSKDGQPVAGGVYSALEFGHVAPTDYGVYTVTISNAAAVVTSPPIVLGQEEHAIQRTTPWVDAVAAGDIVYFLTAAPSRIDRYDLKQERWLPSVSLTQAVAPTAFVPAPDGIYIAYGRILTRRPLDLGSETVITNAPTDIAHLFTVGDWVYYYTIGLAGYGKVRRSSLEIGSVVALNDLGNVVWAAKSGKLFASGYIYASGQPECYAVAEDGAITEVKKPSSGGTLPVGLRVYVSPDEQWVASSSGVVSRTADMSYLRCLGDSFSDLGFFADGTPVCLRGRTLTMVDRSTFFETARADAGVYGLRLFIRGDIAYVFDTTSSGSSSTPKKISRTAFAALQARGTTNLPTGRYSVDDAFVGSEGVVNVFSRSLQSFVRWSAVTQSFLPTIPLPAAPLTAFSQPGQSRVLLGYPNGRLAALSLQASTVGEVQIGNSPAPIAQVLDLNDMPVVRTGGGHLMLATDGSIRHVAWQTIYGDYLAWHPATGRLFAGSRSDGTTYVTVAPSGAISTNYPNAGGYGTAYPPLRIDAENNLAVTGNGRIVDLSVRPIGALANDVNDAVWLPGALYTMRELGGRTEIQRWARTSYLQTRRTAVSGRPVRLLRLSDARLVAITTAQGTPIFTVLHEDLSVAGSSTGRMSILTQPQSQVAAPGSPVALSATEFGNAGDVAYQWIRNGAVLPGTTGPLLVLEAVQPSEVGLYAAAATDFKSSASTTVAIVGLAITTKVAGAGVEIGTNIVHANGRVFDQIRLDGVAASISADAGQVARMSYVDLDNDIVQVELSGAGTLSLVLTGSSGPAEPLNYIQPGIRYMKGHAGIVIAGANETTHVSVFSVGRANAVNQGLFRDDVSYDGLADLAYIAILSNDGKFGGLRCANANFFATRGWTGVYAPGVHFNGPVYVGDINAFDDASAVLMLGSAGGETLINGGDLAQSNNRPVQVSGLTRLKFAAGTTSHGMLFPAQQNKARLEQAGVDVTAAIVVNPGP comes from the coding sequence GTGCTTCAGGGGATCAGCGGCGGTGGGGAAGTCGAACTCGGCCAGCGGGTGGTTTTGACTGTGGTATTTAGCGGCTCCGGCGAGGGGCAGTCGTACGAATGGCGCAAGGGCGACGCGATCCTCGCGGGCGTCAATGCCGCTTCTCATGTGATTGCGGCCGCGGGCGCGATGGATGCCGGCTCCTACACTGTCACGGTGACGAATCCCGGCGGGTCCAGCACTGCGAGCACGTCTCTATCCGTCAAACCGGCAGCGGCGCCCTACATCCTCGAATCACCACGGAGTCTCGTCAGGTATGTTGGACAGCCAGCCTCATTCGGCTGCCGCGCGACTGGCAGTTATCCCCGATCGTTCGAGTGGCGCAAGAATGGAGCGCCCATCCCGGGTGCAACCGGTGAGACACTGCAATTCGCCGCTCTCACGGCCACCGATGCGGGGACATATTCGGTGGTCATCACAAACTCCCTCGGCTCGGCAACCAGCGCGGATGCCTCGCTTACGGTCAATGCGGCGGTGCCGCTGGTGCTGTCCAGCTCTGCGCCCTATCCGGCCACGGTGACCGCGGGAGGATCGGTCACCTTTTCCGTCTACATCACCAACGGTTCCTATCCCTACACCTACCAGTGGCGCAAAGAGGGACTCCCGATCGACGGCGCCACCCAATCTTCCTTCTCGATTGCCACGACCAGGCTGGAGGATGCCGGTAACTATTCCGTTGTCGTCACCAATCCGGCCGGCTCCGTCACCAGCCGGGAGGCGGCGTTGGTTGTGAATCCGCCGACCCCGGTGTCGTTCGTTCGTCAGCCGCAGGGTGTCGCAATCGTGGAGGGCCAGGACGCCTACCTGAGTGTCGAGGTGGCCGGCAGCCCGCCGTTCAGTTTTCAATGGTTCAAAGACGGTGTTCCGATATCCGACGCGACCTTGAGCAGTCTGCGGCTCACGGCGTTGCGGCAAATCGATGCCGGCAGTTACACCGTGCGCGTCACCAATCCCGCGGGCCCGTGCGACAGCAACAGCGCCGCGATCGCCGTCAGTCCCGCCATCCGTCCCTCCATCACGCGCCCGCCTGAGGCGGCCACGGTGAACTACAAGGCCAGCGTAAACCTCTCGGTGACGGTAACGGGGTCCACGCCGCTTCGCTTCCAGTGGCGGAAAAACGGAGCCGATATTCCGGGGGCCAATCAGTCCTATTTCGGGATCTACACCGCCCTGCCCGCCGACAGCGGCGACTACACGGTTGTGGTCACGAATGCCGGGGGCTCGATCACTAGTGCGACTGCTAAGATTGTCGTAAACCCGGCTGTGCTTCCGGAGATACAGACGCAGCCGGTGTCGCAGCAGGTCTCCGCGGGAGCCCAAGTGGACTTCTCGGTTGCCGCCACCTCCGCCGGGGCCGGAGACCGCACGATGGTGTGGCGGAAGAATGGCGTGCCGATCTCTGGCGCGATCTACAGCTCCTACGGCATCAACGCGGTGACCGCATCGGATGCCGGCTACTATTCCGTCGCGATCACGGGCGAAGCCGGTACCGTCATCAGCGCGCCGGCGCTGCTCACGGTCCTCCCCCCGGCGCCTCCGAGTATCACGCATTGGCCTGCCAGCCGGATCTACGCGTCCCCGGGGGACAGCGCTCGACTCGACGTCTGGGGCATCAAGAGCGCCGGGCCTCTAACATATCAGTGGTCAAAAGACGGCCAGCCGGTCGCAGGGGGCGTCTATTCGGCTCTGGAGTTTGGTCATGTTGCGCCCACGGATTACGGCGTCTATACTGTTACCATCTCTAACGCCGCTGCCGTGGTCACTTCGCCTCCGATCGTGCTTGGCCAGGAGGAGCATGCGATCCAGCGCACGACGCCGTGGGTCGATGCCGTCGCCGCTGGAGACATTGTCTATTTCCTAACGGCGGCACCGTCGCGAATCGATCGTTATGACCTGAAGCAGGAGAGATGGCTGCCATCGGTCTCTTTGACGCAAGCAGTGGCCCCGACCGCGTTCGTCCCGGCACCGGACGGCATCTACATCGCATATGGCCGCATTCTGACCCGGCGCCCCCTGGATCTGGGCAGCGAAACCGTCATCACCAATGCCCCGACCGACATCGCCCATCTCTTCACAGTCGGCGACTGGGTCTATTACTACACCATCGGACTGGCCGGTTACGGGAAGGTCCGCCGAAGCTCGCTCGAGATCGGCAGCGTGGTCGCGCTCAATGACCTCGGTAATGTCGTGTGGGCCGCCAAGAGCGGGAAGCTCTTCGCGTCCGGATACATCTACGCCAGCGGGCAACCAGAGTGTTACGCCGTCGCCGAAGATGGCGCGATCACTGAGGTGAAGAAGCCATCCAGCGGCGGAACACTGCCAGTCGGCTTGCGCGTCTACGTTTCACCGGACGAGCAGTGGGTGGCCTCCTCTTCCGGCGTGGTCAGCCGTACGGCGGACATGAGCTACCTGCGCTGCCTGGGAGATTCGTTTTCCGACCTGGGCTTCTTTGCGGATGGAACTCCGGTGTGTTTGCGCGGCCGGACACTCACGATGGTGGACCGATCGACGTTCTTTGAAACCGCCCGCGCCGATGCCGGAGTTTACGGTCTGCGCCTCTTCATCCGCGGAGACATCGCGTATGTATTCGATACCACTTCGAGTGGCTCGTCCTCTACTCCAAAAAAGATCTCGCGTACGGCCTTTGCCGCCTTGCAAGCACGCGGCACGACTAATCTGCCCACCGGACGCTATTCCGTGGACGACGCCTTCGTGGGCAGTGAAGGCGTCGTCAACGTCTTCAGTCGTTCCCTGCAGAGCTTCGTGCGATGGTCCGCCGTGACCCAGTCCTTCCTCCCGACCATCCCGCTTCCAGCCGCCCCGCTCACTGCCTTCAGTCAGCCGGGCCAGTCGCGTGTCCTGCTCGGCTATCCCAACGGTCGCCTCGCCGCGCTGTCGCTGCAGGCGAGCACCGTGGGCGAGGTGCAGATTGGAAACTCTCCCGCTCCCATCGCCCAGGTGCTTGACCTGAACGACATGCCGGTCGTCCGGACGGGTGGGGGGCATCTCATGCTGGCGACCGATGGGTCCATTCGTCACGTGGCATGGCAGACCATCTATGGCGATTACCTCGCATGGCATCCGGCCACGGGCCGGCTTTTTGCCGGCAGCCGGTCCGACGGAACCACGTATGTTACCGTCGCCCCCAGTGGAGCGATTTCAACCAACTACCCCAATGCGGGTGGATATGGCACGGCGTATCCGCCGTTGCGCATCGACGCCGAAAACAACTTGGCCGTCACCGGCAACGGGCGGATCGTTGATCTCTCAGTGCGACCGATTGGCGCGCTGGCCAATGACGTGAACGATGCCGTCTGGCTCCCCGGCGCGCTCTACACGATGCGCGAGCTGGGCGGACGAACCGAGATCCAGCGGTGGGCGCGCACGAGCTACCTACAGACCCGGCGCACGGCCGTTTCCGGCCGGCCGGTGCGCTTGTTGCGGCTCTCCGATGCGCGACTGGTGGCGATCACCACGGCGCAAGGAACCCCGATCTTCACGGTGCTCCACGAGGATCTTTCGGTGGCGGGCTCGAGCACCGGCCGCATGAGTATTCTCACCCAGCCGCAGTCGCAAGTTGCGGCTCCCGGCAGCCCCGTGGCACTTTCGGCGACGGAATTCGGCAACGCTGGCGACGTCGCCTACCAGTGGATCCGCAACGGGGCCGTCCTCCCCGGAACCACGGGCCCGTTGTTGGTGCTGGAAGCGGTGCAACCCAGTGAGGTCGGTTTGTATGCCGCAGCGGCAACGGATTTCAAATCGAGCGCCTCAACAACAGTCGCGATCGTCGGCCTGGCAATCACCACCAAGGTCGCCGGCGCCGGCGTTGAGATCGGGACGAACATCGTCCACGCAAACGGTCGTGTCTTCGATCAGATCCGCCTGGATGGTGTAGCGGCGAGCATCTCGGCGGACGCCGGGCAGGTCGCGCGCATGTCTTACGTGGATCTGGACAACGACATCGTGCAGGTGGAGTTGTCCGGGGCCGGCACGCTTTCGCTCGTGCTCACCGGCTCGTCGGGCCCCGCTGAGCCGTTGAACTATATCCAACCAGGCATTCGCTACATGAAGGGGCATGCGGGAATCGTCATCGCCGGCGCCAACGAGACCACCCACGTGTCTGTCTTCAGCGTGGGCCGGGCAAACGCAGTCAATCAGGGACTGTTCCGCGACGACGTGAGCTACGATGGGCTGGCCGATCTGGCTTACATCGCGATTCTGAGCAACGACGGCAAGTTCGGCGGACTGCGCTGCGCCAACGCCAACTTTTTCGCCACGCGCGGATGGACCGGCGTCTATGCGCCGGGGGTGCATTTCAACGGGCCGGTCTATGTCGGCGATATCAATGCATTCGACGATGCATCCGCCGTCCTGATGCTCGGCTCCGCGGGCGGCGAGACCCTCATCAATGGCGGCGATTTGGCACAGTCGAACAATCGGCCCGTGCAAGTCAGCGGCCTCACCCGGCTCAAGTTCGCTGCCGGCACGACATCGCACGGGATGTTGTTCCCCGCGCAACAAAACAAGGCCCGACTCGAACAAGCGGGCGTGGACGTGACCGCCGCGATCGTCGTCAACCCCGGCCCGTAG
- a CDS encoding class I SAM-dependent RNA methyltransferase has product MCFVGKKKRAFNDQPFAYHQEIELEISTLTNLGSGLGRVPLTGSQLSTLGSQLTAQPVAGWVVMVPFTLPGERVRARVFRNHKNFSEADLVSVLTPSPHRVMPGCPLFGRCGGCQYQHLAYAEQLAWKRRQVAELLQHLGGVEFAVSPVIPSPREYGYRSKITPHFAAPKAARTIAAGSTPAAQESSVPAAVSTPDGPGEARASSAAVPDWPIGFLRQGTRFDIIDVPRCPIATDAINTRLAEVRAELRTQRDRYTRGATLLLRDAGGRVTTDYDAVVTEEIGVVGLDDAGAEKPGLTSPAPSNRAGAPLRLHFLARDFFQNNPFILPAFTSYVREQAAASGARFLVDAYCGSGLFALASASAFERVAGVEISESSVRFARENAAANGITNASFLAADAAAIFAGLAFPAAESVVVIDPPRKGCDREFLQQLFAFGPRAVVYVSCDPATQMRDLRDFLAAGYELIAVQPFDLFPQTRHLECVITLRRARG; this is encoded by the coding sequence GTGTGTTTCGTGGGTAAGAAAAAAAGAGCCTTCAACGACCAGCCATTCGCCTACCATCAGGAGATCGAACTCGAGATCTCCACGCTCACGAACCTCGGTTCCGGCCTCGGCCGCGTGCCGCTGACCGGCTCTCAACTCTCAACTCTCGGCTCTCAACTCACCGCCCAACCGGTTGCCGGTTGGGTGGTGATGGTCCCCTTCACGCTCCCCGGCGAACGCGTGCGCGCGCGGGTGTTTCGCAACCACAAGAATTTCTCCGAGGCCGATCTCGTGTCGGTGCTCACACCGTCGCCGCACCGGGTCATGCCTGGCTGTCCGCTCTTCGGGCGCTGTGGCGGTTGCCAATACCAGCACCTGGCCTACGCCGAGCAGCTCGCGTGGAAACGCCGTCAAGTTGCCGAGCTCCTGCAGCACCTTGGCGGCGTTGAGTTCGCGGTATCGCCGGTGATCCCGTCACCCCGGGAGTATGGCTACCGCTCGAAAATCACGCCGCATTTCGCCGCGCCGAAGGCCGCACGCACGATCGCCGCCGGTTCCACGCCCGCGGCGCAAGAGTCATCGGTGCCGGCAGCCGTGTCGACGCCGGATGGGCCGGGCGAAGCGCGCGCGAGTTCCGCCGCTGTGCCGGATTGGCCGATCGGTTTTCTCCGGCAGGGCACGCGATTCGACATCATCGACGTGCCCCGCTGTCCGATTGCCACCGACGCGATCAACACCCGGCTCGCGGAGGTCCGGGCGGAGCTGCGGACGCAGCGCGATCGCTACACGCGCGGCGCGACGCTGCTGCTGCGCGATGCGGGCGGCCGCGTCACCACGGACTACGACGCGGTGGTGACGGAGGAGATTGGTGTAGTCGGCCTCGATGACGCCGGAGCCGAAAAACCGGGCTTAACGAGCCCGGCTCCATCCAACCGTGCCGGCGCGCCGCTGCGACTCCACTTCCTCGCACGGGACTTCTTTCAGAACAATCCGTTCATTCTGCCGGCGTTTACGAGCTACGTGCGCGAACAGGCGGCGGCGAGTGGCGCGCGCTTTCTGGTGGATGCCTATTGCGGCAGCGGGCTTTTCGCCCTCGCGTCGGCATCGGCCTTCGAACGTGTGGCCGGCGTCGAGATCAGCGAGAGTTCGGTCCGGTTCGCCCGCGAGAACGCGGCAGCGAACGGCATCACCAACGCCTCTTTCCTTGCCGCCGACGCCGCCGCGATCTTTGCGGGGCTTGCGTTTCCCGCGGCGGAGTCGGTCGTGGTGATCGATCCGCCACGCAAAGGCTGCGATCGTGAGTTTCTGCAGCAGCTCTTCGCGTTCGGACCGCGGGCCGTCGTTTACGTCTCCTGCGATCCGGCCACGCAGATGCGCGACCTCCGCGACTTCCTCGCCGCGGGCTACGAACTCATTGCCGTCCAGCCGTTCGACCTGTTCCCCCAGACGCGCCACCTCGAATGCGTGATCACGCTGCGACGGGCACGCGGGTAA
- a CDS encoding TrmH family RNA methyltransferase, whose protein sequence is MTVEKISSLQNPRVKQLVKLRDRRPRDEAGVFLIEGFREIRRALEKRVPLRELYYAPEWFLGENEPALIAQAEAAGAQLFELTKSAFAKVAYRERPDGLLAVAPQWKRTLQDLDKIVAGSGGPGRPGSTTPATTSAVGAGAPDLQRAPFILVVEAIEKPGNLGTILRSADAAGCDAVIVCDPVTDIFNPNVVRASTGVLFSVPLVVAESAPVLAWLRAQGVRTIATTPAAEKLYTDADLRGPLAIVMGSEQYGLSEFWLKNCDLPVRIPMAGQADSLNVAMATIITLFEAVRQRAW, encoded by the coding sequence GTGACCGTCGAGAAGATCTCCAGTTTGCAGAATCCGCGCGTGAAGCAGCTCGTGAAGCTGCGTGATCGCCGGCCACGCGACGAAGCGGGCGTGTTCCTGATCGAGGGGTTTCGCGAGATCCGGCGGGCTTTGGAAAAGCGCGTGCCGCTGCGGGAGCTCTACTACGCGCCGGAGTGGTTTTTGGGCGAAAACGAGCCCGCGCTGATCGCCCAGGCCGAAGCCGCGGGCGCGCAGCTGTTCGAACTCACCAAATCGGCGTTCGCCAAAGTTGCTTATCGCGAGCGGCCGGACGGGCTGCTGGCGGTCGCGCCGCAGTGGAAACGGACGCTGCAAGACCTGGACAAGATTGTAGCCGGGTCCGGTGGGCCCGGCAGGCCGGGGTCGACGACCCCGGCTACAACGAGCGCGGTAGGAGCGGGCGCCCCCGACCTACAACGCGCGCCGTTCATTCTCGTGGTCGAAGCGATCGAGAAGCCCGGCAACCTCGGCACCATCCTGCGCAGCGCGGACGCGGCCGGCTGCGACGCCGTGATCGTATGCGATCCGGTCACGGATATTTTCAATCCGAACGTGGTGCGCGCGTCGACCGGCGTTCTTTTCTCGGTGCCACTGGTGGTGGCCGAGAGCGCGCCCGTCCTGGCCTGGCTGCGAGCTCAGGGCGTACGGACCATCGCCACGACCCCGGCGGCGGAAAAGCTCTACACCGATGCCGATCTGCGCGGGCCGCTCGCGATCGTGATGGGCAGCGAGCAATACGGATTGAGCGAGTTCTGGCTGAAAAACTGCGACCTGCCGGTGCGGATTCCGATGGCGGGTCAGGCGGACTCGTTGAACGTCGCGATGGCCACGATCATCACGCTCTTCGAAGCCGTGCGGCAGCGGGCGTGGTAG
- a CDS encoding NAD-dependent epimerase/dehydratase family protein has product MCFVGSSSVLVTGGTGFLGRALVERLVAGGRSVTVLARHEQPALVARGVHFIRASLDEAPAVEAACAGVETVFHVAARVGVWGPYADFFRTNVLGTRALLAGCRQHGVRRLVFTSTPSVVYNGRDLAGADESLPLTTACPAAYPLTKAIAEREVLAANSEALRTIALRPHLIWGVGDPHLVPRLLARARAGRLRIVGSGRNRVDMVHVANAVDAHLLAEAALAGSQLAAPNSQPAPPAAAGKAFFITNGEPVVLWDWINGLLAALGERPVTRSISLGAAQTLGAVCEAAWRVLPLRGEPPMTRFVAAELAKDHWFDITAARRDLGYVPRISMAEGTAELIANLKGRAGYP; this is encoded by the coding sequence GTGTGCTTCGTGGGATCTTCCTCTGTCCTCGTCACCGGCGGCACCGGCTTTCTCGGCCGTGCGCTCGTCGAGCGGCTCGTCGCCGGCGGTCGCTCCGTCACCGTGCTGGCGCGACACGAGCAGCCCGCTCTGGTCGCGCGCGGCGTGCATTTCATTCGTGCTTCCCTGGACGAGGCGCCGGCCGTGGAAGCCGCTTGCGCGGGTGTGGAGACCGTTTTTCACGTCGCGGCCCGCGTCGGGGTGTGGGGACCTTACGCCGATTTTTTTCGCACGAACGTGCTCGGCACCCGCGCACTTCTCGCCGGCTGCCGCCAGCACGGCGTCCGCCGTCTCGTTTTTACCAGCACGCCCAGCGTCGTCTACAACGGTCGCGATCTTGCTGGCGCCGACGAATCGCTGCCGCTGACGACCGCCTGCCCGGCCGCGTATCCGCTCACCAAGGCCATTGCCGAACGCGAGGTGCTCGCCGCGAACTCCGAGGCATTGCGGACGATCGCCTTGCGGCCGCATTTGATTTGGGGCGTGGGCGATCCGCATCTCGTGCCGCGGCTGCTCGCCCGCGCACGCGCCGGCCGGCTGCGCATCGTCGGCTCCGGCCGCAACCGGGTCGACATGGTTCACGTCGCCAACGCAGTCGACGCCCACCTGCTTGCCGAGGCCGCGCTGGCCGGCTCTCAACTTGCAGCTCCCAATTCTCAACCGGCGCCGCCGGCGGCCGCCGGCAAAGCCTTTTTCATCACCAACGGCGAGCCGGTCGTGCTCTGGGACTGGATCAACGGCCTGCTCGCGGCGCTCGGCGAGAGACCCGTAACCCGAAGCATTTCCCTCGGCGCTGCACAAACCCTCGGTGCGGTGTGCGAAGCCGCGTGGCGGGTGCTGCCGCTGCGCGGCGAGCCGCCGATGACGCGCTTCGTTGCCGCCGAGCTGGCGAAGGATCACTGGTTCGATATCACCGCTGCGCGGCGCGATCTCGGCTATGTGCCGCGGATCAGCATGGCGGAAGGGACCGCCGAATTGATTGCGAATCTGAAAGGTAGGGCGGGTTATCCTTAA
- a CDS encoding fatty acid CoA ligase family protein, which translates to MSPLPPEANANIARHLSLMAARQPTRMALKVPRGRTRAGDIDYLALTFAELATEVDAWATRIISAGVRPGDRTLVMVRQGLPLIASTFALFQVGAVPVVIDPGMGLRSFLGCVQRSRPRALVGIPLARVVSRLFPRAFRSVAARVPASNTLTARLSSPNSQPSTFNSQPPPLNSQPAQSAPTDLAAILFTSGSTGAPKGVCYEHGMFEAQVGIIRDTYAIEPGEIDLPLLPIFALFNPALGLTTIVPEIDPRRPAAMDPARIVQAIRQEGVTNSFGSPTLWKKIGQHCLTHRISLPGLRRVLCAGAPVPTELWSSSREWMPNGRLHSPYGATEVLPVSSVSSDEILVLDAHAAVSAARVAEGACVGRPVGGAQVKIIALTDTPIASLTDARELPPGRIGEIIVSGPTVTRAYADNPVATAAAKIAAVQPDGAPAVFHRMGDCGYLDPQGRLWFCGRKAERVETAHGPLFTEPCERVFRSHPRVHRCALIGFGERGHQRPALVVEVNTRNSHERRALAHELRELARAHSHTESINVFYFRPRFPVDVRHNAKIHRLALARWAATAHGYLSDPKR; encoded by the coding sequence GTGTCTCCGCTTCCGCCCGAGGCCAACGCCAACATCGCGCGCCACCTGTCGCTCATGGCCGCGCGTCAGCCCACCCGGATGGCGCTCAAGGTCCCGCGGGGGCGCACCCGTGCCGGCGACATCGATTATCTCGCGCTGACTTTCGCTGAGCTCGCAACCGAAGTCGACGCGTGGGCGACGCGAATCATCTCGGCCGGCGTGCGGCCGGGTGATCGCACCCTGGTCATGGTGCGCCAAGGGCTGCCCTTGATCGCGTCGACGTTCGCGCTTTTTCAGGTCGGCGCCGTGCCGGTGGTCATCGATCCCGGTATGGGCTTGCGCAGCTTTCTCGGTTGCGTGCAACGCTCCCGCCCCCGCGCGCTCGTCGGCATCCCGCTCGCCCGTGTGGTCAGCCGGCTGTTCCCGCGAGCATTCCGCAGCGTCGCGGCCCGCGTCCCCGCATCCAATACGCTGACCGCCCGACTCTCCTCTCCCAACTCTCAACCCTCAACTTTCAACTCTCAACCTCCCCCTCTCAACTCTCAACCGGCGCAAAGCGCCCCCACGGATCTCGCCGCGATCCTGTTCACCTCCGGATCCACCGGGGCACCGAAAGGCGTCTGCTACGAGCACGGCATGTTCGAAGCGCAGGTCGGAATCATTCGCGACACCTACGCCATCGAACCCGGCGAAATCGATCTGCCGCTTTTGCCCATCTTCGCCTTGTTCAATCCCGCGCTCGGGCTCACCACGATCGTGCCGGAGATCGATCCGCGGCGCCCGGCAGCGATGGATCCCGCCCGGATCGTGCAAGCAATCCGGCAGGAGGGCGTCACGAACTCGTTTGGTTCGCCCACGCTGTGGAAAAAAATCGGCCAACATTGCCTCACGCACCGGATTTCCCTGCCTGGTCTTCGCCGCGTACTCTGCGCCGGCGCGCCCGTTCCCACGGAGCTCTGGAGCAGCTCGCGTGAGTGGATGCCGAACGGCCGATTACACAGCCCCTACGGCGCGACCGAAGTGCTGCCCGTGTCATCCGTGTCGTCCGACGAAATTCTCGTCCTCGACGCACACGCCGCCGTGTCCGCAGCTCGCGTGGCTGAAGGCGCTTGCGTCGGCCGTCCGGTCGGCGGAGCTCAGGTGAAGATCATCGCATTGACCGACACGCCGATCGCCTCGCTGACCGACGCGCGTGAACTCCCTCCCGGCCGGATCGGCGAGATCATCGTTTCCGGGCCGACGGTCACGCGCGCCTACGCGGACAACCCCGTCGCCACCGCGGCGGCGAAAATTGCGGCCGTTCAGCCCGACGGCGCGCCGGCCGTTTTTCATCGGATGGGGGATTGCGGTTATCTCGATCCTCAGGGCCGACTTTGGTTCTGTGGCCGCAAGGCCGAACGCGTCGAGACCGCACATGGTCCGCTGTTCACCGAGCCGTGCGAGCGTGTGTTTCGCTCCCATCCGCGGGTGCACCGCTGCGCCTTGATCGGCTTTGGCGAACGCGGGCATCAACGCCCCGCCCTTGTCGTTGAGGTGAACACCAGGAACTCGCACGAACGCCGCGCCCTTGCGCACGAACTGCGCGAACTCGCCCGCGCACATTCGCACACCGAATCGATCAACGTGTTCTATTTTCGCCCGCGCTTTCCGGTGGATGTGCGGCACAACGCGAAGATCCATCGACTCGCGCTCGCCCGCTGGGCGGCCACCGCTCACGGCTATCTGAGCGATCCAAAACGGTAG
- a CDS encoding ribonuclease D, whose translation MTSRPPEYVLIDQPGQLAPLLAALDRVDEVALDTEADNMFHYRTRVCLLQFLVGREIFLVDVLAPLPFEGLWARLAEKNLIMHGSDFDLRLLHDFCRFRPKSIFDTMLAAQLINRPRIGLASLLEDHFGVKLSKESQKANWSKRPLTKKMLDYAALDVFHLPALRDILTRELTKLGRIEWLRQQCRAQIEAGSIGFAPPDENDWRIGRSEKLRGPGLGVLHAVWHWREQTAQRLDVPPFKVCSADLLLRLAQAAENGDAEAAILASVHLGRRHDRLLPSLTAAVHAGLARDPKTLPRRRGRDPNHVALTQAEIERLDRIKDDRDRIAAKLQLEPTLIANRSQLAQIARAPDRLDDLLLPWQAELLRDQPSFKAS comes from the coding sequence GTGACCTCCCGACCGCCCGAATACGTCCTCATTGACCAACCCGGCCAGCTGGCGCCTTTGCTGGCGGCCCTCGATCGCGTCGACGAGGTCGCGCTGGATACGGAGGCGGACAACATGTTCCATTACCGCACCCGGGTCTGCCTGCTCCAGTTCCTGGTCGGCAGGGAGATCTTCCTCGTGGACGTCCTCGCACCGCTGCCGTTCGAAGGGCTGTGGGCGCGGCTGGCCGAAAAAAACCTGATCATGCACGGCAGCGATTTCGATCTGCGGTTGTTGCATGATTTTTGCCGGTTCCGACCGAAAAGCATCTTCGACACGATGCTGGCGGCCCAGCTGATCAACCGGCCGCGCATCGGGCTGGCCTCGCTGCTCGAGGATCACTTCGGCGTGAAGCTCTCGAAGGAGTCGCAGAAGGCCAACTGGTCGAAGCGGCCGCTCACGAAAAAGATGCTCGATTACGCGGCGCTCGACGTGTTCCACCTGCCGGCGCTGCGCGACATCCTCACCCGCGAGCTCACGAAGCTCGGCCGGATCGAGTGGCTTCGCCAACAGTGCCGGGCGCAGATTGAAGCCGGCTCGATCGGATTTGCGCCACCCGACGAAAACGACTGGCGGATCGGCCGCAGCGAAAAACTGCGCGGCCCCGGGCTCGGTGTGTTGCACGCGGTGTGGCACTGGCGCGAGCAAACCGCGCAGCGGCTCGACGTACCGCCGTTCAAGGTCTGCAGCGCTGACCTGCTCCTACGGCTCGCGCAGGCTGCCGAAAACGGCGACGCCGAAGCGGCGATTCTCGCGAGCGTTCACCTCGGCCGCCGTCACGACCGGCTGTTGCCGTCGCTGACCGCCGCCGTGCACGCCGGGCTCGCCCGCGATCCGAAAACGCTTCCGCGCCGCCGCGGCCGCGATCCGAATCACGTTGCGCTCACGCAAGCCGAGATCGAGCGGCTCGATCGGATCAAGGACGACCGCGACCGCATCGCAGCCAAGCTCCAGCTCGAGCCCACGCTGATCGCCAACCGTTCCCAGCTCGCGCAGATCGCGCGAGCGCCCGACCGGCTCGACGACCTGCTGCTCCCCTGGCAGGCCGAGCTGCTCCGTGACCAGCCTTCGTTCAAGGCGAGCTGA